In one Streptomyces venezuelae genomic region, the following are encoded:
- a CDS encoding LysR substrate-binding domain-containing protein codes for MLDLRQLRYFVTVAEEEHVGRAAERLNISQSPLSRQIAQLEKNLGLTLFERSQQRLRLTSDGRVFLAEATALLRHADRLENLGRRLGRGDEGGLCVGYVSDAMHTGLLPGALRTLNEDRPGIHVALYDLTAPEQFEGLRQRSLDIALVPEAPPAEDPDLRGALLLADPLLLAVPSGHPLADADEVRPADLDGLPWIAVEDGQDHVWRDDFVAACAAAGFAPDIRFEAPEPLTALGLVASGLGLAFVQQSMVRGRTEGVTVRELPWFRRSVRLWAVWHRIDLRPVVAAFRETVLAAGAGAGAEGRDQGRVS; via the coding sequence ATGCTTGACCTGCGACAACTGCGCTATTTCGTGACCGTGGCCGAGGAGGAGCATGTCGGACGGGCCGCCGAGCGCCTGAACATCTCGCAGTCCCCGCTCAGCCGGCAGATCGCCCAGCTGGAGAAGAACCTGGGTCTGACGCTGTTCGAACGCAGCCAGCAGCGCCTGCGGCTCACCTCCGACGGCCGCGTCTTCCTCGCCGAGGCCACCGCCCTGCTGCGGCACGCGGACCGGCTGGAGAACCTCGGCCGGCGCCTCGGCCGCGGCGACGAGGGCGGCCTGTGCGTGGGGTACGTGAGCGACGCCATGCACACCGGTCTGCTCCCCGGCGCCCTGCGCACCCTCAACGAGGACCGCCCCGGCATCCACGTGGCCCTCTACGACCTGACCGCCCCCGAGCAGTTCGAGGGCCTGCGCCAGCGCAGCCTGGACATCGCCCTGGTCCCGGAGGCGCCGCCCGCGGAGGACCCCGACCTGCGCGGCGCGCTCCTGCTGGCGGACCCGCTGCTCCTGGCCGTGCCCAGCGGCCACCCACTGGCCGACGCCGACGAGGTGCGGCCCGCGGACCTCGACGGCCTGCCCTGGATCGCCGTCGAGGACGGCCAGGACCACGTCTGGCGGGACGACTTCGTCGCCGCGTGCGCCGCCGCGGGGTTCGCCCCCGACATCCGCTTCGAGGCCCCGGAGCCCCTGACCGCGCTGGGCCTGGTGGCCTCCGGGCTCGGCCTCGCGTTCGTGCAGCAGAGCATGGTGCGGGGCCGCACCGAGGGGGTGACCGTCCGCGAACTCCCGTGGTTCCGGCGGTCCGTCCGACTGTGGGCCGTATGGCACCGGATCGACCTGCGCCCGGTCGTCGCCGCGTTCCGCGAGACCGTGTTGGCGGCCGGTGCCGGTGCCGGTGCCGAGGGGCGGGATCAGGGGCGGGTCAGCTGA
- a CDS encoding chitinase, with translation MFGRTLRLLGSALALACVAQLPAAAAAPAAPRAADTCAVKPKPAGKVLQGYWENWDGASNGVHPPFGWTPITDSRIKQHGYNVINAAFPVIRSDGTVLWEDGMDATVKVATPAEMCQAKADGATILMSIGGATAGIDLNSTAVADRFVETIVPILKKYNFDGIDIDIETGLVGSGNINQLSASQSNLIRIIDGVLARMPAGFGLTMAPETAYVTGGSVVYGSIWGAYLPIIKKYADNGRLWWLNMQYYNGSMYGCSGDSYSAGTVQGFTAQTDCLNKGLNIQGTTIKVPYDKQVPGLPAQPGAGGGYMSPSLVTQAWNRYNGALKGLMTWSINWDGSKGWTFGDNFKRIS, from the coding sequence GTGTTCGGTCGGACGTTACGCCTGCTGGGGTCGGCGCTCGCGCTGGCCTGTGTCGCCCAACTACCGGCCGCCGCGGCGGCCCCCGCCGCACCCCGTGCCGCCGACACCTGCGCGGTCAAGCCGAAGCCCGCGGGCAAGGTGCTCCAGGGGTACTGGGAGAACTGGGACGGCGCCTCCAACGGCGTGCACCCGCCGTTCGGCTGGACCCCCATCACCGACAGCCGCATCAAACAGCACGGCTACAACGTCATCAACGCGGCCTTCCCCGTCATCCGCTCCGACGGCACCGTCCTGTGGGAGGACGGCATGGACGCGACGGTGAAGGTCGCGACGCCCGCCGAGATGTGCCAGGCGAAGGCGGACGGCGCGACCATCCTGATGTCCATCGGCGGCGCGACGGCGGGCATCGACCTGAACTCCACCGCCGTCGCCGACCGCTTCGTCGAGACGATCGTGCCGATCCTGAAGAAGTACAACTTCGACGGCATCGACATCGACATCGAGACGGGCCTCGTGGGCAGCGGCAACATCAACCAGCTGTCGGCCTCGCAGTCCAACCTCATCCGCATCATCGACGGCGTGCTCGCCCGCATGCCCGCGGGCTTCGGCCTCACGATGGCCCCCGAGACGGCGTACGTCACCGGCGGCAGCGTCGTCTACGGCTCGATCTGGGGCGCGTACCTGCCGATCATCAAGAAGTACGCGGACAACGGCCGCCTGTGGTGGCTGAACATGCAGTACTACAACGGCAGCATGTACGGCTGCTCCGGCGACTCCTACTCCGCGGGCACCGTGCAGGGCTTCACCGCCCAGACCGACTGCCTCAACAAGGGCCTGAACATCCAGGGCACCACCATCAAGGTCCCCTACGACAAACAGGTCCCGGGCCTCCCCGCCCAACCGGGCGCCGGCGGCGGCTACATGTCCCCGAGCCTCGTCACCCAGGCCTGGAACCGCTACAACGGCGCCCTCAAGGGCCTGATGACGTGGTCGATCAACTGGGACGGGTCAAAGGGCTGGACGTTCGGCGACAACTTCAAGCGGATCAGCTGA
- a CDS encoding Lrp/AsnC family transcriptional regulator, with translation MAVDELDTRILRLLLEQPRTSLREYARVLGIARGTLQARLDRMERDGVITGTGPFLSPAALGHPVLAFVHIEVTQGHLDEVGDALAAVPEIIEAHSITGGGDLLTRVAARDNGHLEDVVQQLINLPGVVRTRTEMALRERVPHRLLPLVESVGRSVAGQG, from the coding sequence ATGGCCGTCGACGAACTCGACACCCGCATCCTCCGGCTGCTGCTCGAACAGCCCCGCACCAGCCTGCGCGAGTACGCCCGCGTCCTCGGCATCGCGCGCGGCACCCTCCAGGCCAGGCTCGACCGCATGGAGCGGGACGGCGTGATCACCGGCACCGGCCCGTTCCTCTCGCCCGCCGCGCTCGGCCACCCCGTGCTCGCCTTCGTCCACATCGAGGTCACGCAGGGGCACCTGGACGAGGTGGGGGACGCGCTGGCCGCCGTGCCGGAGATCATCGAGGCGCACTCGATCACGGGCGGCGGCGATCTCCTGACCCGGGTCGCGGCGCGCGACAACGGGCACCTGGAGGACGTCGTGCAGCAGCTGATCAACCTGCCGGGTGTGGTGCGCACGCGGACGGAGATGGCGCTGCGGGAGCGGGTGCCGCACCGGCTGCTGCCCCTGGTCGAGTCGGTCGGCAGGTCGGTCGCCGGACAGGGATGA
- a CDS encoding asparaginase — protein MEAQARRIVVISTGGTIASRWQGTGFAADAPGREVLATAAIPQDITSEVIDLFNVNSPRLTSAQQLTLLRTVHEVLADPGVDGIVVTHGTDTLEESAFLLDLYHDDPRPVVFTGAQKPLGAEDGDGPGNLYDALLTAATVRDLGVLVVFDGKVHAARGTVKTQTLAADAFADPSGPPVGKVGFGKISILHRPLRPAPLPLPPADATLPRIDMVMHHVDADPLFVETAVEAGAQGIVLVATGAGNATPEFVGAVTAAIERGVLVALTTRVQGGPVTEIYTHGGAVDLAAAGAVLTGTLRAGQGRSAVLAALLSASGPGERGAALRHVVGSVALDEAAAA, from the coding sequence GTGGAAGCACAGGCGCGACGGATCGTCGTCATCAGCACCGGCGGGACGATCGCGAGCCGTTGGCAGGGGACCGGCTTCGCCGCCGACGCCCCCGGCCGCGAGGTGCTCGCCACGGCCGCGATACCCCAGGACATCACCTCCGAGGTCATCGACCTCTTCAACGTGAACAGCCCGCGTCTGACCTCCGCCCAGCAGCTCACCCTCCTGCGCACCGTGCACGAGGTCCTCGCCGACCCCGGAGTCGACGGCATCGTCGTCACGCACGGCACGGACACGCTGGAGGAGTCCGCCTTCCTCCTCGACCTCTACCACGACGACCCCCGGCCGGTCGTCTTCACCGGTGCGCAGAAGCCGTTGGGCGCCGAGGACGGCGACGGGCCCGGCAACCTGTACGACGCGCTGCTCACCGCCGCGACCGTGCGCGACCTCGGTGTCCTCGTCGTCTTCGACGGCAAGGTGCACGCGGCCCGCGGCACGGTGAAGACGCAGACCCTCGCCGCCGACGCGTTCGCCGATCCGTCGGGGCCGCCCGTCGGCAAGGTCGGTTTCGGCAAGATCTCGATACTGCACCGTCCGCTGCGGCCCGCCCCGCTGCCGCTGCCCCCGGCTGACGCGACCCTGCCGCGCATAGACATGGTCATGCACCACGTCGACGCCGACCCGCTGTTCGTGGAGACGGCCGTCGAGGCGGGCGCGCAGGGCATCGTGCTCGTCGCCACGGGGGCGGGCAACGCGACGCCCGAGTTCGTCGGCGCCGTCACCGCGGCGATCGAGCGGGGCGTTCTGGTCGCCCTCACCACCCGTGTCCAGGGCGGGCCCGTCACCGAGATCTATACGCACGGCGGGGCGGTCGATCTCGCGGCGGCCGGAGCGGTGCTCACGGGGACGTTGCGGGCGGGGCAGGGGCGGAGTGCGGTGCTTGCGGCTCTCCTCTCGGCCTCCGGGCCGGGGGAGCGGGGCGCTGCGCTGCGCCACGTCGTCGGTTCGGTGGCCCTGGATGAGGCTGCGGCTGCCTGA
- the aspA gene encoding aspartate ammonia-lyase codes for MSTVPAPIPVPALRREHDLLGDRDVPADAYWGIHSLRATENFPITGIPISVYPQLIDALAAVKEAAARANEELGLLPKVKADAIAAACREIRAGRLHDQFVVDVIQGGAGTSTNMNANEVVANRALELLGHPKGAYEHLHPNEDVNLSQSTNDVYPTAVKVATVSAVHGLLRAMSVVQDAFAAKALEFRDVLKMGRTQLQDAVPMTLGQEFSAYAVMIDEDRARLAEAVELIHEINLGATAIGTGLNAPAGYAETARRHLAEITGMPLVTAANLVEATQDCGAFVHLSGVLKRIAVKLSKSCNDLRLLSSGPRAGLNEINLPPVQAGSSIMPGKVNPVIPEVVNQVAFEVIGNDVTITMAAEAGQLQLNAFEPVILHSLAKSITSLRAACLTLAERCVTGITANTEVLRASVETSIGLVTALNPHIGYTAATEIAQEALSTGRGVAELVLEKGLLPAERLAELLTPERVAGAA; via the coding sequence ATGAGCACCGTCCCCGCCCCCATCCCCGTCCCCGCCCTCCGTCGCGAGCACGACCTGCTCGGGGATCGTGATGTGCCCGCCGATGCCTACTGGGGCATCCACTCCCTCCGTGCCACGGAGAACTTCCCCATCACGGGCATCCCGATCTCCGTGTATCCGCAGCTCATCGACGCGCTCGCCGCCGTCAAGGAGGCCGCGGCCCGGGCCAACGAGGAGCTGGGGCTGCTTCCGAAGGTGAAGGCCGATGCCATCGCGGCCGCGTGCCGGGAGATTCGTGCGGGACGGCTGCACGACCAGTTCGTCGTCGACGTCATCCAGGGCGGCGCCGGCACTTCCACCAACATGAACGCCAACGAGGTCGTCGCCAACCGGGCGCTGGAGCTCCTCGGGCACCCCAAGGGCGCGTACGAACATCTGCACCCCAACGAGGACGTCAACCTCAGCCAGTCCACCAATGACGTGTATCCGACCGCCGTGAAGGTCGCGACCGTCAGTGCCGTGCACGGGCTGCTGCGCGCGATGTCGGTGGTGCAGGACGCGTTCGCCGCGAAGGCCCTGGAGTTCCGTGACGTCCTGAAGATGGGGCGCACCCAGTTGCAGGACGCCGTGCCGATGACGCTCGGCCAGGAGTTCTCCGCGTACGCAGTGATGATCGACGAGGACCGCGCCCGGCTCGCCGAGGCCGTCGAGCTCATCCATGAGATCAACCTCGGCGCCACCGCCATCGGCACGGGCCTCAACGCCCCCGCCGGATACGCGGAGACCGCCCGCCGCCACCTCGCCGAGATCACCGGCATGCCGCTGGTGACCGCCGCCAACCTGGTCGAGGCGACGCAGGACTGCGGCGCCTTCGTGCACCTGTCCGGTGTCCTGAAGCGCATCGCGGTCAAGCTCTCCAAGAGCTGCAACGACCTGCGGCTCCTCTCGTCCGGCCCGCGCGCGGGACTCAACGAGATCAATCTGCCGCCGGTGCAGGCCGGGTCGAGCATCATGCCTGGCAAGGTCAACCCGGTCATCCCCGAGGTCGTCAACCAGGTCGCCTTCGAGGTGATCGGCAACGACGTCACGATCACGATGGCCGCAGAGGCGGGACAGCTCCAGCTCAACGCGTTCGAGCCGGTCATCCTGCACTCCCTGGCCAAGAGCATCACCTCGCTGCGCGCCGCCTGCCTGACGCTCGCCGAGCGCTGCGTGACCGGCATCACCGCCAACACGGAGGTGCTGCGCGCCTCGGTGGAGACCTCCATCGGCCTGGTCACCGCGCTCAACCCGCACATCGGGTACACCGCGGCCACCGAGATCGCGCAGGAGGCCCTGAGCACGGGCCGGGGCGTCGCCGAACTGGTTCTCGAGAAGGGGCTGTTGCCCGCGGAGCGCCTCGCGGAGCTGCTCACCCCGGAGCGGGTGGCCGGGGCCGCCTGA
- a CDS encoding ricin-type beta-trefoil lectin domain protein: protein MSSIRKRGARKRRMAMAGVGAAAAVVAGVQLSPAAFGTGGDDEPAAAHPAAEAADFGATRSDGTSFEDGVMSLKSTPVARSAAPSGASGRAAAAAPHGTGWQSGGASKYLASGYTIKFYDKKSADWLAPYVKKSAADLQRVTTLPVKVDTQPVGWDYVRPKGEIIVGVLHRPCVPPADGGSQGWKVVRDGSGSKSLSCGFYSSSVADTVTSGHAYIDDEFLTAAGKPAPSMGETYFRNHISHELGHTMGLAHANRSATRGDCVKGSDSGQFPVMCTPTTAYQDKRAGTYVQQYDMQGLRHLARGGGAALPPQGKVTGIGRKCLDAKGGKAANGTQIQIYTCNSGPGQSWIPQQDGTIRALGKCLDNYRNASTNGNKISLYDCNGGASQRWKVNAKGQVVHVASGKVLDVKGGSTANSTKVQLYAANTYKRQIWVMPK from the coding sequence TTGAGTTCCATACGCAAGCGCGGCGCACGCAAGCGCCGCATGGCGATGGCCGGCGTGGGCGCCGCGGCGGCCGTCGTGGCGGGGGTCCAGTTGTCGCCCGCCGCCTTCGGCACCGGCGGCGACGACGAGCCGGCCGCGGCGCACCCGGCCGCCGAGGCGGCGGACTTCGGCGCCACCCGCTCCGACGGCACGTCCTTCGAGGACGGCGTGATGTCCCTGAAGTCGACGCCCGTGGCCCGCTCCGCGGCGCCGTCGGGCGCGTCCGGGCGTGCCGCCGCGGCCGCCCCGCACGGCACGGGCTGGCAGTCGGGCGGCGCGTCGAAGTACCTCGCCTCCGGCTACACCATCAAGTTCTACGACAAGAAGTCCGCGGACTGGCTGGCCCCATACGTGAAGAAGTCCGCCGCCGACCTCCAGCGCGTCACGACGCTCCCGGTGAAGGTCGACACACAACCGGTCGGCTGGGACTACGTACGGCCCAAGGGCGAGATCATCGTCGGTGTGCTGCACCGGCCGTGCGTACCGCCGGCCGACGGAGGCTCACAGGGCTGGAAGGTCGTCCGTGACGGCTCCGGCAGCAAGAGCCTGAGCTGCGGCTTCTACTCCTCGTCCGTCGCCGACACGGTGACCAGCGGGCACGCGTACATCGACGACGAGTTCCTCACCGCGGCCGGCAAGCCCGCCCCGTCCATGGGCGAAACGTATTTCCGCAACCACATCAGCCACGAGCTCGGGCACACGATGGGGCTGGCGCACGCCAACCGCAGCGCGACCCGCGGCGACTGCGTCAAGGGGTCGGACTCCGGCCAGTTCCCCGTGATGTGCACGCCCACCACCGCGTACCAGGACAAGCGCGCGGGCACCTACGTCCAGCAGTACGACATGCAGGGCCTGCGCCACCTGGCGCGCGGCGGCGGCGCGGCGCTGCCCCCGCAGGGCAAGGTGACCGGTATCGGCCGCAAGTGCCTCGACGCCAAGGGCGGCAAGGCGGCCAACGGCACGCAGATCCAGATCTACACCTGCAACAGCGGCCCCGGGCAGTCCTGGATCCCGCAGCAGGACGGCACGATCCGCGCGCTCGGCAAGTGCCTGGACAACTACCGCAACGCGAGCACCAACGGCAACAAGATCTCCCTGTACGACTGCAACGGCGGTGCGTCCCAGCGCTGGAAGGTCAACGCCAAGGGTCAGGTCGTGCACGTCGCGTCCGGCAAGGTCCTCGACGTGAAGGGCGGCTCCACCGCCAACAGCACCAAGGTCCAGCTGTACGCGGCGAACACGTACAAGCGGCAGATCTGGGTCATGCCCAAGTAG
- a CDS encoding Lrp/AsnC family transcriptional regulator: MDEIDRSILRELQNDGRLTNQELAARVGLSASPCMRRVRQLELDGVIRGYRAVVAPEAVGRGFEVLVSIEVRRDRETVEAFEAALQDIPDVIEAYRLFGSPGCLLRIAVADLAAYERLWIERLTTLAGVTEVNSQIIMKRIKEPQGLPVDD; this comes from the coding sequence ATGGACGAGATCGACCGCAGCATCTTGCGTGAGCTTCAGAACGACGGCCGACTGACCAATCAGGAGCTGGCCGCGCGGGTCGGCCTCAGCGCGTCCCCCTGCATGCGCCGGGTGCGCCAGCTGGAGCTGGACGGGGTCATCCGGGGATACCGCGCGGTGGTCGCCCCGGAAGCGGTCGGCCGGGGGTTCGAGGTGCTGGTCTCCATCGAGGTGCGCCGCGACCGCGAGACCGTCGAGGCGTTCGAGGCGGCACTCCAGGACATTCCGGATGTCATCGAGGCGTACCGCCTGTTCGGGAGCCCCGGCTGCCTCCTGCGCATCGCGGTCGCGGACCTCGCCGCGTACGAGCGGCTGTGGATCGAGCGGCTCACCACGCTGGCCGGGGTCACCGAGGTCAACTCGCAGATCATCATGAAGCGGATCAAGGAACCGCAGGGCCTGCCGGTGGACGACTGA
- a CDS encoding MFS transporter codes for MTPQRDPRRWAVLAILSGSLLLIAMDTTILNVAFPSLVADLRPSSVQQLWIIDIYALVLSGLLVTAGALGDRWGRKRLLLIGFGVFALASLLAVFATAAWQVIAARALLGAGGATIMPATLSILRKVFTDARERALAYAVWSAVFGGGMALGPVVGGLLVEHDGWQSAFLINIPVALVIIALGLWILPESRQPREGRWDWWGVGQSVVGMLALAGGIKQLGKGGPADPVAWALLAVAAVTLTVFVRRQLRLAHPLLQVRLFASRPFAIAAASIFLGMIALGSALFLITQWFQYGEGYSPLEAGIRMLPAPLGLVLTSLVTPALMHRLPIRHVMGGGLLLMTAGLSLPWLLQLSGPLGYGEVAVALGVLGCGVGIATTAASVTLMAATPAEDVSGAAAVEETCYELGAAMGVAVLGSIATALYRVNLPDLGLTADTAASVSDSIGEAARVASGLTGPAGAELLSRAADAFTSGMTPTFLMAAALPLAAAALTWAKIPKNLRPTEDAH; via the coding sequence ATGACCCCGCAGCGTGATCCTCGGCGCTGGGCCGTCCTCGCGATCCTCTCCGGCAGCCTCCTGCTGATCGCCATGGACACCACGATCCTGAACGTCGCCTTCCCCTCCCTGGTCGCCGATCTGCGGCCCAGCTCCGTACAGCAGCTGTGGATCATCGACATCTACGCCCTCGTGCTGTCCGGCCTCCTCGTCACCGCCGGCGCGCTCGGCGACCGGTGGGGCCGCAAGCGGCTGCTCCTGATCGGCTTCGGCGTCTTCGCCCTCGCCTCGCTCCTCGCCGTCTTCGCGACCGCCGCGTGGCAGGTCATCGCCGCCCGCGCGCTGCTCGGCGCCGGTGGCGCGACGATCATGCCGGCCACCCTGTCGATCCTGCGGAAGGTCTTCACCGACGCCCGCGAGCGCGCCCTCGCCTACGCGGTGTGGTCGGCCGTCTTCGGCGGCGGCATGGCGCTCGGTCCGGTCGTCGGCGGTCTGCTCGTCGAGCACGACGGCTGGCAGTCGGCGTTCCTGATCAACATCCCCGTCGCACTGGTGATCATCGCGCTCGGCCTGTGGATCCTGCCCGAGTCCCGTCAGCCCCGCGAGGGCCGCTGGGACTGGTGGGGCGTGGGCCAGTCCGTCGTCGGCATGCTCGCCCTCGCGGGCGGCATCAAGCAGCTCGGCAAGGGCGGCCCCGCCGACCCCGTCGCCTGGGCGCTGCTCGCCGTCGCCGCGGTGACCCTCACGGTCTTCGTACGCCGCCAGCTGCGCCTGGCCCACCCACTGCTGCAGGTGCGCCTCTTCGCGTCCCGGCCCTTCGCCATCGCCGCCGCCTCGATCTTCCTCGGCATGATCGCGCTCGGCTCGGCGCTGTTCCTGATCACCCAGTGGTTCCAGTACGGCGAGGGCTACAGCCCCCTGGAGGCCGGCATCCGGATGCTGCCCGCACCGCTCGGCCTGGTCCTGACCTCGCTGGTCACCCCGGCGCTGATGCACCGCCTGCCGATCCGCCACGTCATGGGCGGCGGCCTGCTCCTGATGACGGCGGGGCTCTCCCTGCCGTGGCTGCTCCAGCTGTCGGGCCCGCTCGGCTACGGCGAGGTCGCCGTGGCGCTCGGCGTGCTCGGCTGCGGCGTCGGCATCGCGACGACCGCCGCGTCCGTGACGCTGATGGCGGCCACCCCGGCCGAGGACGTCAGCGGCGCGGCGGCGGTCGAGGAGACCTGCTACGAGCTCGGCGCCGCGATGGGCGTGGCCGTGCTCGGCAGCATCGCCACCGCGCTGTACCGCGTGAACCTGCCCGACCTCGGTCTCACGGCGGACACCGCGGCGTCCGTGAGCGACTCGATCGGCGAGGCGGCCCGGGTGGCGTCCGGCCTCACGGGCCCGGCCGGTGCCGAGCTGCTTTCGCGGGCCGCCGACGCGTTCACCTCCGGGATGACGCCGACGTTCCTGATGGCGGCCGCGCTGCCGCTGGCCGCCGCGGCGCTCACCTGGGCGAAGATCCCGAAGAACCTGCGCCCGACGGAGGACGCGCACTGA
- a CDS encoding HAD family hydrolase, with protein MSTFGRTAVVFDLDGTLVDSEPNYYEASRALLADFTGREYTWADNEQYVGISSHETLALWRREYGMAASVAELLADLDRRYLALARARTPVYPEMRKLVERLYDAGVPMAVASGSSRAAIEAILAGTGLDAHLTTFVSAEEVERGKPAPDVFLAAAALLGAEPADCVVFEDAAPGAAAAHAAGMRCVAVPYVAAHADDPAFAGAELLFRGGQQEFTAQAALDVLAAGRGL; from the coding sequence ATGAGCACCTTCGGCAGGACCGCGGTCGTCTTCGACCTGGACGGCACTCTCGTGGACAGCGAGCCCAACTACTACGAAGCCTCGCGGGCCCTGCTCGCCGACTTCACGGGCCGGGAGTACACCTGGGCCGACAACGAGCAGTACGTCGGCATCAGCTCCCACGAGACGCTCGCGCTGTGGCGGCGGGAGTACGGGATGGCGGCGTCCGTGGCCGAGCTGCTCGCCGACCTCGACCGCCGCTACCTGGCGCTCGCCCGTGCCCGGACCCCCGTCTACCCGGAGATGCGCAAGCTCGTCGAGCGGCTGTACGACGCGGGCGTGCCGATGGCGGTGGCGTCCGGCTCCTCCCGGGCCGCCATCGAGGCGATCCTCGCGGGCACGGGCCTGGACGCCCATCTGACGACGTTCGTCTCCGCCGAGGAGGTGGAGCGCGGCAAGCCCGCGCCGGACGTGTTCCTCGCGGCGGCCGCGCTGCTCGGCGCGGAGCCCGCGGACTGCGTGGTCTTCGAGGACGCGGCGCCGGGCGCCGCGGCCGCGCACGCGGCGGGCATGCGCTGCGTCGCGGTCCCCTACGTCGCCGCCCACGCGGACGACCCGGCCTTCGCCGGTGCGGAGCTGCTGTTCCGGGGCGGCCAGCAGGAGTTCACGGCCCAGGCGGCCCTCGACGTACTGGCGGCCGGCCGGGGCCTGTGA
- a CDS encoding phosphatase PAP2 family protein, translated as MLWTAAGVVTLGFLIALEIASRHYGLPGPIAAQASEVIFAPKSGPLLYASMALMMVVLTWRQRFIAFGVAVAIDVVFFLARLAVGADMMFGNGALWVILGVGVIAVTRRTGPERVLLLKGVGLGLLLVAGRKTGDAWLLITSKTRPTVLDPYVAVADHALGNPSWLVGRMVEATGPVGSTVLDWVYIQLAVAAVCVSLYQLRNVATEGRFPGHYLVRTFLVIGMVGPAVYMVFPVVGPIFAYGEGAFGTGGSQWALAELWPHTAPPLTAPHAMPYDGFTPRNCMPSLHTAWATAIFIHSRKGPRWLRYAGTFWLIATLGATLGFGYHYGADLIAGVVFAFTIDAAMRSFDRGWDRSAVRLVAYGTGVFVALLVAYRYLPVQMAEYPWVAGPLLILAMASVVQGYVWTTRLWEPKVAPAEPKPQPELV; from the coding sequence ATGCTGTGGACGGCGGCGGGTGTGGTGACCCTCGGGTTCCTCATCGCGCTGGAGATCGCCTCGCGGCACTACGGCCTGCCGGGGCCGATCGCCGCCCAGGCGAGCGAGGTGATCTTCGCGCCGAAGTCGGGGCCGCTGCTGTACGCGAGCATGGCGCTGATGATGGTCGTGCTCACCTGGCGCCAGCGGTTCATCGCCTTCGGCGTCGCCGTCGCCATCGACGTCGTCTTCTTCCTGGCACGCCTCGCGGTCGGCGCCGACATGATGTTCGGCAACGGCGCGCTGTGGGTGATCCTGGGCGTCGGCGTCATCGCCGTCACCCGCCGCACCGGGCCGGAACGGGTCCTGCTCCTCAAGGGCGTCGGCCTCGGTCTGCTGCTCGTCGCGGGCCGCAAGACCGGTGACGCCTGGCTGCTCATCACCTCGAAGACCCGCCCGACGGTCCTCGATCCGTACGTCGCCGTCGCCGACCACGCGCTGGGCAACCCGTCGTGGCTGGTGGGCCGCATGGTCGAGGCGACCGGGCCGGTCGGCTCCACCGTCCTGGACTGGGTCTACATCCAGCTCGCGGTGGCCGCGGTCTGCGTCTCGCTGTACCAGCTGCGCAACGTCGCCACCGAGGGCCGCTTCCCCGGCCACTACCTGGTGCGCACCTTCCTGGTCATCGGCATGGTCGGACCCGCCGTCTACATGGTCTTCCCGGTGGTCGGACCGATCTTCGCGTACGGGGAGGGGGCCTTCGGCACCGGCGGCAGCCAGTGGGCGCTCGCCGAGCTGTGGCCGCACACGGCGCCGCCGCTCACCGCCCCGCACGCGATGCCGTACGACGGGTTCACCCCGCGCAACTGCATGCCCAGCCTGCACACGGCATGGGCCACCGCGATCTTCATCCACTCCCGCAAGGGACCGCGCTGGCTCCGGTACGCGGGCACGTTCTGGCTGATCGCGACGCTCGGCGCCACCCTGGGCTTCGGCTACCACTACGGCGCCGACCTCATCGCGGGAGTCGTGTTCGCGTTCACCATCGACGCCGCGATGCGCTCGTTCGACCGCGGCTGGGACCGGTCGGCCGTCCGGCTCGTCGCCTACGGCACCGGCGTCTTCGTCGCGCTCCTGGTGGCGTACCGCTATCTGCCGGTGCAGATGGCCGAGTACCCGTGGGTGGCGGGGCCGCTGCTCATCCTCGCGATGGCCTCGGTGGTCCAGGGCTACGTGTGGACGACCCGGCTGTGGGAGCCGAAGGTCGCGCCCGCCGAACCGAAGCCGCAGCCCGAGCTGGTCTGA